From the genome of bacterium, one region includes:
- the flgL gene encoding flagellar hook-associated protein FlgL: MRVSHLQQHQSFVRDVDQRLYNMTRIQQELGAGQRIFQPSEDVASAGHAMDSRSQIESIAQYRRNIENGQGYVEAADAKLTSLVELLNEIDALALQADNDHVTPEDRTFAAQELNQKLESLLEYANAQVGDRYLFAGHGTTAAPFAVTRDANGLITSVAAVNESISGRVYRTIDENENVAINVTGDRLFQPQGEAGTASDIFYVVAQLRDTIANDNTPPTGEEATLSTHVLRDNLDAVRQRIVEQQTYLGALGQRLENKLNDLSQAEINWTEQLEQAQGADMTDLVSRLAVEEGVYNALLAIQSRVLSRSLIDYLG; this comes from the coding sequence ATGCGCGTTTCTCATTTGCAGCAGCATCAGAGTTTCGTCCGGGACGTCGACCAGCGCCTCTATAACATGACGCGCATCCAGCAGGAGCTCGGCGCGGGACAACGCATCTTTCAGCCGTCCGAGGACGTCGCATCGGCGGGACACGCCATGGACTCTCGTTCGCAGATTGAGTCCATCGCACAGTATCGTCGCAACATCGAGAATGGTCAAGGCTATGTTGAAGCCGCGGACGCTAAACTAACATCGCTGGTCGAACTGCTTAACGAAATAGACGCGCTGGCACTGCAAGCCGATAACGATCACGTGACGCCGGAGGATCGCACTTTCGCGGCGCAAGAGTTGAATCAGAAGCTCGAGTCCCTGCTCGAATATGCCAATGCACAGGTCGGCGACCGCTATCTGTTTGCCGGGCACGGCACGACAGCGGCGCCATTTGCCGTGACACGAGACGCCAACGGATTGATAACATCAGTTGCGGCTGTTAACGAGTCCATCTCCGGCCGCGTCTACCGTACTATTGACGAGAACGAGAATGTTGCTATCAACGTGACCGGTGACCGCCTCTTTCAGCCGCAAGGCGAAGCCGGTACCGCGAGCGATATATTCTACGTCGTTGCTCAGTTGCGCGACACGATTGCCAACGACAACACGCCGCCCACAGGCGAGGAGGCAACGTTGAGCACTCATGTTCTGCGCGATAACCTCGATGCCGTTCGCCAACGCATTGTTGAGCAGCAAACGTATCTTGGCGCGCTGGGCCAGCGACTTGAAAACAAATTGAATGATCTATCGCAGGCCGAAATCAACTGGACAGAGCAGTTGGAGCAAGCGCAAGGCGCGGACATGACGGATCTCGTCTCCCGACTTGCGGTGGAGGAGGGCGTCTACAACGCCCTGCTCGCCATACAATCCCGTGTGCTTTCACGTTCACTAATAGACTACTTAGGCTAA
- the gmd gene encoding GDP-mannose 4,6-dehydratase has translation MKKRALITGVTGQDGSYLAELLLDKGYTVFGMVRRASTENFARIEHLREDVTLLQGDLLDANSLEQVLKTSRPDEIYNLAAQSFVPTSWQQPILTGEFTALGVARLLEALRNVCPEARFYQASSSEMFGKVREVPQCENTPFYPRSPYGVAKAFGHYITVNMRESYGLHASSGILFNHESPRRGLEFVTRKITRAAAAIALGLQKQLELGNLDARRDWGFAGDYVDAMWRMLQQDSPGDYVVATGETHSVQEFVNAAFACVNLDPESFVRIRADLIRPAEVDLLVGDPRKAHADLDWTPNVTFQGLVEMMVRADYDHLLRTATPPPRTIAARKTVTLERATPPVIR, from the coding sequence ATGAAGAAACGAGCGCTCATCACAGGCGTCACCGGCCAGGATGGAAGCTACTTAGCGGAGTTACTGCTCGACAAGGGCTACACCGTCTTTGGAATGGTGCGCCGTGCCAGTACCGAGAACTTCGCTCGCATTGAGCATCTGCGTGAAGATGTTACTCTCTTGCAGGGGGATCTGCTCGACGCGAACTCCCTTGAGCAAGTGCTGAAAACGTCACGGCCTGATGAAATCTACAATCTCGCGGCGCAGAGCTTTGTGCCCACGTCGTGGCAGCAGCCTATTCTTACGGGCGAATTTACGGCGCTGGGAGTCGCCCGCCTGCTGGAAGCGCTGCGCAATGTCTGCCCGGAGGCACGGTTCTATCAAGCTTCCTCGTCCGAAATGTTCGGGAAAGTCCGCGAAGTGCCGCAGTGCGAAAATACGCCGTTCTATCCGCGCAGTCCTTATGGCGTGGCTAAGGCGTTTGGCCACTATATCACGGTAAACATGCGCGAATCGTACGGCTTGCACGCATCGAGCGGAATTCTCTTCAATCACGAATCGCCGCGGCGCGGTCTGGAATTTGTCACGCGCAAAATTACGCGCGCAGCCGCGGCCATTGCCCTCGGCTTGCAGAAACAGCTCGAACTCGGCAATCTTGACGCTCGACGGGATTGGGGATTTGCGGGCGACTACGTGGATGCGATGTGGCGCATGCTGCAGCAGGACAGTCCCGGCGATTACGTTGTGGCTACCGGGGAGACGCACAGCGTGCAGGAGTTCGTGAACGCGGCATTCGCTTGTGTCAACCTTGACCCAGAGAGTTTTGTTCGTATTCGCGCCGATCTGATCCGTCCCGCCGAAGTTGATCTATTGGTCGGTGATCCTCGTAAAGCACACGCAGATCTCGACTGGACGCCGAATGTGACGTTTCAGGGATTGGTTGAGATGATGGTGCGCGCGGACTATGACCACCTATTGCGAACTGCGACGCCGCCGCCGCGAACGATAGCGGCGAGGAAGACTGTCACATTGGAACGAGCCACGCCACCGGTTATTCGGTAG